In the genome of Bacteroides mediterraneensis, the window AACTGCATTGGTATGTTTACATTCTGCTGAGAAAAGTACTTTTCCCTCACTTTTAAATATGCACTTTTTATGGCATGGAGCGTATTGATTAAAAGGAAACTGCATATTTCCTGAAGGTTTTATGGTTTTCTTGATCGGTCCTGTCATATCAAAAATATCCTTTCCATTTTGTTTTATTGTTGTTGTCATGTTTCCTGTAGATTTTATAAAAAAATAGACAGTGCTTTGTGCACAGATAGAGGTCGGAAATACTCCTAATAGGAGAAATAAAAAAGTGAGGTAAAACTTTTTCATAGATAAGATAGTTTTCATTTTTGTTTACCCTATTTCGTGTCGGGCGCAACTTTTAGTTATGATTTTATTTAAAACTTATGTATGGCACAGGTTTGGACGTTCAATTCTTTATAAGCTCCGTTTAGGTTGTCTAATAATTCAAACCAATATGTCAGTTTAGGCATTGTTTTTTGAATCCTATGTAATGTCCTAAAACCGCAATCGGCATATTTTGCTGTGGATGATATTAATCCTCCTTTTGATGCGATTGAGGTGAGTGCATCTTGTACCCTAATATTGTCTGAAAGTTCCTTTCCTCTTTTTGTTAAAAAAGAAATCCCCATGTGGTAATCTTTACCAACTCCTCCAGAATAGAATTGGGCGAATAAAGTGAGTTCATAATCTCCTGGGATAAACCAGCCTTTTCCTAATAGGGAGGCCCAGTATTCCCAAGGAAAATAGTCTTGCATTAAAATATTTTGTTCTTTACAGTAGGTTTCAATGATGGCTGCGTTTTTTTCTCCTTTTTCAGTTAGTTTTGGAATGAGGTCTTCAAAAAGTTTTTGTTTGTTCTTGGGCTTTAACATTCCTGATTTTTCATAGCTTTTTATATTTATCACATAGCCTTTTTTTGATAGTTCAGCTTGTCTTTTATCAATAAATCCCTTTTTCACATATTTGTCTATTTTGTTTAGTATATCAGAATAGACTGCAGGCATAGACATTGCTAGACCATGGTTTCCTGTGTCGTCAATATAAAAGATAAAGGCGGGAATACTGTCGATTTCAATGTAATCTCCGAGTTTTTGAGCCTGGATGCTGAGGCTACAGAACAGACTAAGGCAACATATTATGCCTTTTTTAATTAAAGAAGATTGTTTTTTCATAGGTTCTCTTTTTCCTCTTCAGCTCCTTATGAGGATTTCTAAAACTACGAAGCGTGGAACTGCAATGCCACATCTTAAGTTAGAGGTCCTGAGAAAACCCGTAGTACAGATATGAGAATAGCAGCCCACGCTATAGCGTGAGAACCACTATGCCTTCCTTGTACTACGTTTGAAATTTCTCAGGTTCCTAACTTACAAGATAAGCATAACGCTTCTTTCATTTTCTAATATGTCTCGGACAGAGTGTGCTCTATCCACTTGCAAAGATAGAAAAAAACTCTGACATAGAATGTAATATAGTTAAATAATACTTTTTATTCTTTGCAGGGTTTGATTTTGTGTTATAGTAATTAGAGATTTTTTATTGTTTGTGGTGAGATTGAGTATTATTATTGAGTGAGCTAATGGTTCACCGTTATGATTATCCGTTTGTATCTGGTCAATGCGGGCTCTCCATTGTCTGACACTTCACAAATTATGTGTATGGTTTCTCCGGTATGTGCATCTTGGGGAACTTTAAAGGCCGTCTTCGGATGCTCAGATTCAAAATGGAAATTCCCTTTATAACTGCCGGCCTCCGGATACATCCACCAATGAACTTTCAGCAAGTCTCCGTCTGGGTCTTTGCTTTGTGACGCATCCAATTTAATTGTTTCTCCTGGTTGTGCGTTCAAATCAAGTGATTGTAAATTCAGGTTGATGATAGGGTGATGATTGGCTGAGGCATAATCTTTTACACACCATTCCGCTCTAGCTGCAAAGTCTAGTTGAACCTTGTCCAGCCAACGCCATAGAGGCTGAAAATAACGGGTACGCATGGCTACTTGTGCAGAATCCGTGTAATGTTCCATCATTTTCGACCAGCTGTTGTCAAAACCATATTGTCCGGTCGGATAATTGTATTCTGATGAGGGTTTCGGGTCCATCCATACATTATTTCTTACCTTTACATAACGGCCTCCCCAGCCACCATATCCCGGGTTTTCCATGTTGCGCAGACCGGTGGAAAGGTTATGTAGGAAAGAGGGAGTGTCTCCTTCTGCATTGAAGGCTCCTTTTTTGTTCGGGTATGCTTCGCAAAGGGCTCCATGGCCTTGGAGGATATGCTGTGTCATCCATTCTTTCTGAAAGAAAGATTGCACAGTAGCAGGAAGTACCTTGTTCCATATATAAGCCATACAGTCAAACTGGTCGGAAATAATGGTTGGTATTTGATAGTGTTCCCAGTTAGGACGGATGTATTCCTGATAAGCTTTGTCTTGTTCCCAAATTAAGAACAGGCGCATCTTGTCTGCAACCTGCTCCATTTTTTCCGGGTAATCTTCCTGGATGATTTTCAGTGCGGAAGCCAGTGTGTTACAGCCTCCCCATGCCTGAATCCAGACAGGGCGCGGGTCATGGTCTTCGGTCAAAAGTGTTTTGGCGATAAATTGTGCTCCTTCAGTGCGTTCCTCATATTCTCCGTTTCCTTTTATGTTTCCCACTTTCCATTTACTCAGTAGATATTCCGGTGACGGATAACGTTTGTCGTGCAGCAATAAATTATGGTATACTTTTCCGTAGAGTTCAATATATTCTTTGATCCATTCAACGGGGTGGAAAGCATTCCATCCTTTTCCTCCTTCCCAATGGAATTGCGAACTGCTGTTGATGATTCCTTCTACATCGAATTCATTGGTGGAAAGCAGAAAGCGTACCATGGAAGCCCTGTCGTCTGCTTCGCCGTCAGTGATGACTATGACACGCGTTTTTTCTTCTGGGATTGAATGGTTTTCAAGTTCCTGAGCCGTTCCATAGGAAATATAAGTGCTGAACAGGATGCTGAGCAGAAATGTTTTTTTCATATAGGTACTTTGTATGTTTTTCACTTACAAATCTACGGTAATTCAATGAAGTGGCAAATTTCCCATACAAATACCTGTGAAGACATTTTTTTATACGTCTTCTTCATAAATCCTTTTCAGTGCCTCCGTCACTTGGGTTATGGAAATCAGGCTGGTATTGAACGTGGCATGATAATTCCGTGAGTCACCCCATTGCCGGCCGGTGTAATGGAAATAGTGTTCTTTCCGGGACTTGTCCACTTGGGTAATCTTGCCTGGTGCCTGTGCGGCGGAAATGCCATATTCAGAAATGACGCGTTCCGTCTTGGACTTCATGTCGCCGAACAAGAAAATATGGAGGGTGTGCGGGCGGTCTCTCAGGATATAGTCGGCGCATCGTCCGACGATGACACACGGTTTCTCCGCTGCCAGACGGCGGATGACCCGGCTTTGTGCCACGAACAAGGCGTCGTCGTACGACAGACTCTTGTCCAGCGGAGCCTCATAGTCCTGCATGATCATCTGGTAGAGCAGGGCACTGGGCATCTTCTGTTCGTTCTGTGAAATGAATTCTTCACTGAAACCACTTTCCTTGGCTACAAGGGTAATCAGTTCCTTGTCGTAGAAGGTGATGCCTAGCTCTTTGGCCAGTGCTTTACCGATTTGATGACCGCCGCTGCCGTATTCGCGGGAAATGGTAATGACCGGCGGATAGTGTGCTGGTGCGGCAACAGATGAAGTGGCAGGGATACCCGGTTCGTCCAGCCAGTGACGGACGAAGGCCAGGCGGGGCATAATCAGTCGGACGAACGGGCCGGTAATCAGGGCGGCAATCACGGTCCCCTCTCTCACTCCCTCGATGCGTCCAGACAGCGCCCATGAACACAGGATGGCGCAGACTACCAGGGTCACGTCGAAGCAGATTTTGATGTTGCCGAAGTTTTTCTTGAAGCGTAGGGTGGCAAATTGTATGGTATATTCGGCGCTGATCATCGTCACATCGGCTATGACTTCCAGACAGATTCCGAGAGCCAGTACCACGCAACCGATAACCAGCGAGATGATTTTCATATAATAGGCTTCCGGGGAGAATCCGGCAGTCATCCACATGCCGAGGTCGGTAAAGACAGATAATACGAAGGCCACCGGAAACTGCATGAGGAGTTCCATTTTCCGCTCCATGATGCCTCTTCTGCCCAGCAACAGCAGTTGCATGCCTATCAGTACGAGGGTGAACAGGAAAAAGTACGTACCCAGGCTGACGGGGGTGTGAAGACTGGCTACGTAGGGCACACTCGTGATAGGGGAGGTACCCAGATTTGAACGGGTGATGAGGCTGATACCACATGCGATGATAAAGAGTGAGATACCGAATACCAGGTATCGCCGAAAGAGTTCGGCTTTGTGCTTTTTACGACTTTCTTCCATTAAATGTGACTGTTTTATTTGACGCCGCAAAGATGTTTCATTATTTTTGTTCCTAAATTACATATCAAGACATAAATCATGCAATTTACGCCAGACGACTTAGTGACCGAACAGCGGATTTCTTCAATTGATGCCATGTCGGTCGAGGAAGTGTTCACCAAGGTGACCGGGAGGGAAGAAGTGAACCTGCACCCTCATTGCCACGACCGCCATCAGATAATTTATATCCTTTCGGGGACACTTCATGTGGAAGTGGGAGGGGTCAGCTATTTTGTGACCGACCGTCACCTGGTGTGGATACCCGGAGGAACCTTGCACCGTCTTTCCAGTAACAACCGGCAGATAACCCTGCTGACCAGTTATGTTTGTCTGGAGCATTCCCATGAAGAAGAATTTGCCATTTACCGTACCGATGAACTGATAGCCCGCAACCTGAAGTTCATCAGTACTTTTCACAGCTTGTCCAAGTGGGCTGAACCGGAAATCTTTTCGTTTGCCAGAAGCTTTTTTCAGGTGCTGCCCCGTATCTGTCAGAAAGCCACGTTTCCCACCCAGCCGTTTATTTTGGCAACGGATAGTCGTCTGTTGCCCGTATTGGAATATATGAAGACAAATCTGCATCAGGACCTGACCCTTGAGCAGGTGGCTTCCCATTTTGGATTCTCGGTGCGCAGTCTGACCCGGTTGTTCACCAGTTCGGGCATCCGTTTCGTACACTATCTCAACTACCAGCGTGTGGTGCGTGCCATCGAGATTCTGACCGATAACGTCCTGAACATCGAGCAGACGGCCTACGAGGTGGGATTTAACTCGCCTAACAGCTTCAGCAGGGTGTTCAAGCAGATTACCGGAGAGGCACCTTCGGCTTATTTGCGCAGGCAATAGTGTCTCAGCAGTTTTTTCGTATCCTTTTGCAGATAAGCAAAATTCCTCCTACCTTTGACTCTGGTAATTTATAAACTGAAATCCTATGAAAACAGAATACGAAAAAATGCGCAGTCAGGAACTCTATTATTTTTCCGACCCTGAAATACACGTCAGTTTGATGCATGCCAAGAAAGTCTGTGCACGATTGCAGACGATGACCATTTACGACGATGATTACCGCGAGGTGATGGAAGACCTGATTCCCGATTTTCCGAAGACCACTACCATTTGTCCCCCTTTCCATTGTGACCACGGCAACGGCATAATACTGGGTGAAAATGTGTTCATGAACTACGACTGCATCATGCTCGACGGAGCTTATATCCGCATTGGGAAGAATACGCTGATAGGACCTCATTGCCAGTTCTACACGCCCCAGCACCCCATGGACCATGTGGAACGTCGTGAGGAAAAGGAAACATCCTATCCCATTACGGTGGGCGAGGACTGCTGGCTGGGTGGCAATGTGGTGGTATGTCCGGGGGTGACCATCGGCAACCGCTGTATCATTGCGGCGGGCAGTGTGGTAACCCGTGACATTCCCGACGACTCCCTGGCAGCAGGTGTGCCGGCAGTGGTGAAAAAAAGCCTGAAAAAATAATTTGCTTTCTACGGTACATAAATAAAAAGCTCCCCGAAGCATACTCTTTTTTGTCCTGATAAATTCTCTGTACCACACTGTGGCTTTTATATCCCACACTGTGAAATATGTATCCCACAGTGTGGTTTTTGTATCCCACACTGTGGGACAGAGAAAATGCAGGTAGTGAGAGGCTTTTTTCATCAAGGTGTTTCTCTTTTTGAGGGAGAGAATTTAGTGCTTTTTAGGATAAGGTT includes:
- a CDS encoding nucleoside hydrolase-like domain-containing protein, whose amino-acid sequence is MKKTFLLSILFSTYISYGTAQELENHSIPEEKTRVIVITDGEADDRASMVRFLLSTNEFDVEGIINSSSQFHWEGGKGWNAFHPVEWIKEYIELYGKVYHNLLLHDKRYPSPEYLLSKWKVGNIKGNGEYEERTEGAQFIAKTLLTEDHDPRPVWIQAWGGCNTLASALKIIQEDYPEKMEQVADKMRLFLIWEQDKAYQEYIRPNWEHYQIPTIISDQFDCMAYIWNKVLPATVQSFFQKEWMTQHILQGHGALCEAYPNKKGAFNAEGDTPSFLHNLSTGLRNMENPGYGGWGGRYVKVRNNVWMDPKPSSEYNYPTGQYGFDNSWSKMMEHYTDSAQVAMRTRYFQPLWRWLDKVQLDFAARAEWCVKDYASANHHPIINLNLQSLDLNAQPGETIKLDASQSKDPDGDLLKVHWWMYPEAGSYKGNFHFESEHPKTAFKVPQDAHTGETIHIICEVSDNGEPALTRYKRIIITVNH
- a CDS encoding cytidylate kinase family protein — encoded protein: MEESRKKHKAELFRRYLVFGISLFIIACGISLITRSNLGTSPITSVPYVASLHTPVSLGTYFFLFTLVLIGMQLLLLGRRGIMERKMELLMQFPVAFVLSVFTDLGMWMTAGFSPEAYYMKIISLVIGCVVLALGICLEVIADVTMISAEYTIQFATLRFKKNFGNIKICFDVTLVVCAILCSWALSGRIEGVREGTVIAALITGPFVRLIMPRLAFVRHWLDEPGIPATSSVAAPAHYPPVITISREYGSGGHQIGKALAKELGITFYDKELITLVAKESGFSEEFISQNEQKMPSALLYQMIMQDYEAPLDKSLSYDDALFVAQSRVIRRLAAEKPCVIVGRCADYILRDRPHTLHIFLFGDMKSKTERVISEYGISAAQAPGKITQVDKSRKEHYFHYTGRQWGDSRNYHATFNTSLISITQVTEALKRIYEEDV
- a CDS encoding AraC family transcriptional regulator: MQFTPDDLVTEQRISSIDAMSVEEVFTKVTGREEVNLHPHCHDRHQIIYILSGTLHVEVGGVSYFVTDRHLVWIPGGTLHRLSSNNRQITLLTSYVCLEHSHEEEFAIYRTDELIARNLKFISTFHSLSKWAEPEIFSFARSFFQVLPRICQKATFPTQPFILATDSRLLPVLEYMKTNLHQDLTLEQVASHFGFSVRSLTRLFTSSGIRFVHYLNYQRVVRAIEILTDNVLNIEQTAYEVGFNSPNSFSRVFKQITGEAPSAYLRRQ
- a CDS encoding sugar O-acetyltransferase — protein: MKTEYEKMRSQELYYFSDPEIHVSLMHAKKVCARLQTMTIYDDDYREVMEDLIPDFPKTTTICPPFHCDHGNGIILGENVFMNYDCIMLDGAYIRIGKNTLIGPHCQFYTPQHPMDHVERREEKETSYPITVGEDCWLGGNVVVCPGVTIGNRCIIAAGSVVTRDIPDDSLAAGVPAVVKKSLKK